A window of the Dyadobacter pollutisoli genome harbors these coding sequences:
- a CDS encoding metallophosphoesterase family protein gives MFRYETAPKFKKPVFKKHQPDDSNKFQPLPKPTGKYPYHLDLESIKPLPDQQRMAFHMMGDTGSIRHVDFLKLVVTELVEQYAEKDDLQFLYHLGDIVYNHGEAHEYERQFFKPFEKYPAPIFAIPGNHDSDVNPDSRRPYKSLDAFTRVFCDTERRTVSFSGGAERLSMVQPNIFWTLVTPLANIIGLYSNVTKFGVVTDEERSWLIEELRRAQLERPDKAIIVCQHHAPYSADINHGASIPMITFLEGVFEETGIRPDAVFSGHVHNYQRFTKHYEDGKTLSYIVAGSGGYDELHPVATTDDRRFDPNNALFENVDLEYFCDDKHGFLKIILEKKDGKLSLTGEFYTIPHEKKPEPGMTAVLADRFVIEI, from the coding sequence ATGTTCCGTTACGAAACTGCTCCAAAATTCAAAAAACCGGTATTCAAGAAACACCAGCCCGACGATTCAAATAAATTTCAGCCACTTCCCAAGCCGACAGGAAAGTACCCTTATCACTTAGATCTGGAAAGCATCAAACCGCTGCCGGATCAGCAGCGAATGGCTTTTCATATGATGGGCGACACGGGCAGCATCAGGCACGTGGATTTTCTGAAACTCGTTGTGACAGAGCTTGTTGAGCAGTATGCCGAAAAAGACGATTTGCAGTTTCTCTACCATTTGGGCGACATTGTTTACAACCACGGCGAAGCGCACGAGTACGAAAGACAGTTTTTTAAACCTTTTGAAAAATACCCGGCGCCCATTTTCGCCATTCCCGGCAATCACGACAGCGACGTAAATCCCGACAGCCGAAGACCTTACAAGAGCCTGGATGCATTTACGCGTGTTTTTTGCGATACGGAACGCAGGACAGTATCATTCAGCGGAGGTGCGGAGCGGCTGAGCATGGTGCAGCCGAATATCTTCTGGACATTGGTTACACCGCTTGCCAACATCATTGGCTTGTATAGTAATGTCACCAAATTCGGGGTAGTGACGGATGAGGAGCGCAGCTGGCTGATTGAAGAATTGCGCAGGGCGCAGCTGGAAAGGCCCGACAAAGCGATCATTGTTTGCCAGCACCACGCACCTTATTCGGCGGATATCAATCACGGGGCCAGCATCCCGATGATCACGTTTTTAGAAGGAGTTTTTGAAGAGACAGGCATTCGTCCCGACGCAGTTTTTAGCGGGCATGTTCATAATTATCAGCGTTTTACCAAGCATTATGAAGATGGAAAAACGCTGTCATACATCGTGGCAGGAAGTGGCGGCTATGATGAGCTACACCCCGTTGCGACGACGGACGACAGACGTTTTGACCCTAATAATGCATTGTTTGAAAATGTTGACCTCGAATATTTCTGCGACGATAAACACGGGTTTTTAAAGATCATTCTCGAAAAAAAGGATGGTAAGCTGAGCCTGACCGGCGAGTTCTACACCATTCCGCACGAAAAGAAGCCTGAACCTGGTATGACGGCAGTTTTGGCCGACCGGTTTGTCATTGAAATTTAA